TTTACATCATCACCGTATTGCTTTAGAAGTGGTTGAACATTTGCCTAACGCTATGGCATATGGGCTTAAAAATGAATATGCCCAAGTCATCATTAATCTCATTTCCAATGCAAAGGATATTTTGACGGTTCGAGCAGTGGCAAAAGGCCGTATTATCATTGAAATTGATCAAAATGCAGAATACTCTAAAGTCTCTGTGATCGATAATGCAGGAGGCATTAAAGATGAAGATTTTTCTCATATTTTTGAGCCTTTTTTTACCAAAGAGAAAAGCAATGGCACAGGAATTGGACTTTTTATGTCGCGTATGATTATTGAAAACAATATGAAAGGTATTATTACAGTAGGAAATGTGGATAATGGTGTAGCGTTTTGTGTAACAGTTCCAAGACCTCATAACGTATGAGAAAGCAACTTTAACGCAACTTTCTTTAGCTAGTATCATTAGGTTATGGTATGCTAATTAGCTTTACATGTAAGGAAATGTATGTCATGGACATTTAACCAACGCATTGCCCTTGTTGCAGGCGTTTTACTCACCTTTTTTTTGTTACTTTTTGGCAGTGTATCGTATTTTAAAATGAAGTTTTATTTGGAAAAAGAGATCACAGCAAAGCAGATGAGCATTATGAAATCGCTTCAAACAGACATCAATGGATGGATGCAGCCTAGTATGCGCCAAGTACAAGATGTTGCTAAAGAGCTTGAGATGCATACTCCTTTTATTAAAGAGGAGATTGTTCCTATTTTGGCACGCTCTAAAAAAGCGATTAATGCTGTTCAGGTCTATTTTGGTTTGGAAGATGGGCGAATGATGTACGATACGGGAAAAGAGCTGAACAGGGATTGGTACGATCCTCGTAATAGACCGTGGTATGCGGAAGGGCTGGACGCAAATGAAACCGTTATTTCAGAGCCTTTTGTGGGCTTTGCAAGCAATCAACTGACCGTAACGATTATGACACCTGTATTTGTACATGGGAAAAAACAAGGGGTTGTGGCAGCATCATTTTATGTTAATAAGCTGTACCGTAAAATTAAAGCAGTGCATATGGAGGATGGTTATGCGTTTATTGTCAATGCTCAGGGTAAAATTATTATCCATCCCGACAAAGCCATGATCAATGTGAATTTACAAGAGCAAAATCCCGCTTTGAAAAAAATGTATGCGTATATGACGATGCATAAAGAGGGTTCATACACCTATGAATTTGATGGGAGGAAAGAGCTTATTACCTTTGGAGAATTACGCAATGGTTGGTTTAGTGTTGTTTCCATTGAAAATGCGAAAGCATATGCATTTAACCATAGTATGCTAAAACTCTATTGGGTTATGGGTTTTCTTATGATTGTTCTTACTGTGATGATTTTGGTGCGTATGACTCACAAAAGTGTTGAGCACGAATAAGCCATGAAGTACGCGATTCTTTGTTC
Above is a genomic segment from Sulfurospirillum halorespirans DSM 13726 containing:
- a CDS encoding cache domain-containing protein yields the protein MSWTFNQRIALVAGVLLTFFLLLFGSVSYFKMKFYLEKEITAKQMSIMKSLQTDINGWMQPSMRQVQDVAKELEMHTPFIKEEIVPILARSKKAINAVQVYFGLEDGRMMYDTGKELNRDWYDPRNRPWYAEGLDANETVISEPFVGFASNQLTVTIMTPVFVHGKKQGVVAASFYVNKLYRKIKAVHMEDGYAFIVNAQGKIIIHPDKAMINVNLQEQNPALKKMYAYMTMHKEGSYTYEFDGRKELITFGELRNGWFSVVSIENAKAYAFNHSMLKLYWVMGFLMIVLTVMILVRMTHKSVEHE